catatcacttggttgaatagagttgatacaaaATAGATttcttcctttactgtttagaatacgaaccaaagggattgttccaagtacgtgacttattcataggtcggaggcgtgggaatacagacggaactaagtgaactatagggttagttacttggtctcaactatacgaagttaggtgtaatttgtgtagcggcttaatcctgagagtattcagttatggattaggtcccggggtttttctgcatctgcggtttcctcgttaacagaatcttgctgtgtcatttacttttatattccgcattataattattttattataattaaattaaatcacagagacgttaattcttatttacttgataagcaatcctattgtgtttggtttagtccgaacctttgtatcaagtaaacatacttcgttgttgtattatctcgatctcgtatccataaacgatcacacgaagtatgaaccgattagttgtattgtctcgactcagtccatagacaatcactttcggagaaaggacttataggtaggaaaagttttagcttgaggtatatttgggtaccctcgccttttcaattggtatcagagcaagcaaacacgaaaatatctaacaatctgtgtttgatgcgatccaacctataagatatggtcTAAGGCAAAGTTAAGCGAGAGTGAAGATTTAAGAAAGGTTCATTTAACATATCGCTAGACGTTGAAAGTTTTGACTTTAAGAAATGCTTAAAAGGAGtttcttcatcaagttctacttactcttctgagaataagtctgaatgttCTCTAGACGAAACTAAGTTAAGCCCTATATTCgaaatcaatgattcagacttTGAAAAATGTCTTTTTGATAACAAGATATCTTTGAGGTCTATACTGGAGATTTCTGAtaaaagatcaagtgtaaaaacatctgaactaaaggaattgagcaaacaattacttatttgttctaatgatcttctttcaacacttgaaagagaacgagagttaactttaaagtttgaaaatctcaatGAGGAGCATAACTTGATGAAACAAGAATACTCACAACAAATGCTTATTTACAAGAAGGTATTTGAGAAAAATCAGGATGTTTTTAAAGCATTTAAAATTTGAAAGTCAAAGGGTGaatcaaaatcacaagaagtCTAGGGAGGATACTTCTCAAcaaatacagggtcttgaagaaaaacttgatgaatctgatgcaaggattaactctcaacaaaagagtttcgaagagaaagaaggtgtatatctctcacgagaaaaatgccttgaggctgatctagctagtactcttgataaagtcaagatgttggaagaagaaaatttggaccttaaaaagtccaatgaaagctcaaacaagttaacctcaatgttaaaagcaagtagaattcatcgtgatacacgaggtttgggctataagggaatagatgcttcaaatattagcaaagaggtaaaaaattttaaagctacaaattcttctcaatcagaggcttccactgatgacaaagatgctcatatttcttgtaaagaagaaaagtctgtcaagcctaagaacaacaagaagaagaaaactcgtcgagatCCAatacaagaggatccacaaaagggtaacactaaaactcatacttcgtatatttatactaagcattgttgttattgtggtaataaaggacacttgcaatgggaatgcaaagttcgtaagatgcaagatacaCTTTCCtctgtatcaaacgaattggctaagttttctccttataagaactcagatcgttattgtcctaagtttaggcaaaagaattattataatgatagttcaaaatttgcatatcactcgacaatgTCATCTCATAAAATACCCAATTATCGAAAGAGAGATGACGtttcaaatgcaaagacaagatctgatgttccaaattggagaaaagatgtttcgcaaagtattcaaaaaGACAATGGTCCTAATGGTATTGTGAAGGATAAATctactcctgcgaaacccaactctaaatgggtccctaagtcctccatatccaagaagggaccaaaatttagtcacaagaatgactctcagctgttaattgttggtgacaataattacaagagtcttcttgaaaggataaagaaagacattatgtctgaaatctcttgtactagtaaaggttgtgataatgacactctacatcacaagtcaaaggagaaaaacaagagatggaacaagacaaaacaaaccaagcaagaggtcaagaatgatgattcagtcttagtcactcgtgacgaacaagacaaggatcaactaaacacaacctagttgtgttagaatgtgcatgctcaccttggttctcaatcttttgaaaggtgaggaagcacatgaaaaactgagcacatgatctctcggttattatatgactaattaacatctttaggagatttcttttcttctgtaCTCATACTCTCTCTATctctatttgaggttttgatagaaacggtaactgtgagtttatgatgttgatatctactgatcatatatgtgtagctcttgtttttacggttgaaacgagccaaaaatcactgaattcggacatcgtatgcaaaagttatgtcgaaaacagtttagtattgtgatctgtcacaagtaacacatgggaaccgatcctagtaccccctagggaaccgatcctagtaccatgtcatggtaagggaaccgatcctagtgagaggtcttttttttttttggctgaatCACCCTTTCTATTTATTATTGACAAACTAAAAGGTTACAAAAGGTACTATAACACAAATAACATagcaaaaaaaattacaaagaaaatgaaatttaagaatcaattttaagGTAACTAAGAATTTGATTTTCATAGTTTTTATTCCATCTAACTCCTCTTATTCTAACTCCATGTTCTTTGACTGTCTTCATTATCCTGTGCTTGAAGCCATGAAAGTTAACATCACCACCTTCAAAGAAAATCCCGTTTCTTTGAAACCATAGTTCCTTAATGACAGTACAAGAAGAAACAGTCCATACTTCATCAATGAAAGGACTGTGTTGTTTTGCTGCAGAGAAAACATCTGAAAAAGAGTATGGCCTGGGAAATTGAAACATATTGCTAATACAATTCCAAACATGAACACTGAATTCACAAAGCCACAGTGTATGCTCCATAAAATCCTGTTCTGATTTGCAGATACAACACCTAGAAAGCATTTCATATCCCTGCTTTCTTTTCATGTCATAATTCACATAAACTCCCTGcaaaagtttccaaatgttgCTGGCAATAGTTGGATGCAAGGATTTTCTCCATATATAAGAAGACCATTCTACCTTGTCttccttgtgtcttattttctccaCTGCCTTTGCATTATTGAACAGACCACTTGTATGTAGGTTCCATATTATGGAATCACTTTCACTGTGGATCTGAGGCAAATTATCATACTGTAACAAATGCTGCAACTGAGGATGTATATTCCATTGGTTAATCCTGATTAAGTTCTGAACTTTTAATTGCATATTGTTATGGATAAATTCTGTGTAACCAATTTCATTGATTAGTGGGGATGATCCATACCAGTTATCAAACCAGACAGAGATGTTAGCTCCATTTCCAACCTTCCAAGAGATGTCTTCTTGTAAAGTAAGCCAAGCCCATTGCAGACCTGCTCTtacagatgataatttccattttaAAAACCTTATACCATATTTATCTTTGAACTTAGCTGTAAAAAACAGAGCCCATTCATCTGATGAGTATATCaatttccacatcattttcattagcaaaattttgttaaataCTTCTAGCCTTCTAATACCCAAGCCACCTTCATTGTATGGCACACAGATCTTCTTCCAAGATAAAGTTTTGTACTTTCTAATCTCACCATCACCTGACCATAGAaagtttcttattagtttttcacaGATCTTAATAACAGAAGATGGCCATTTGTAAACTGCCATATTGTAAAGAGGGTAACTGCACAACACTGTTTTAACAAGAATCAGTCTATCATGAAAGGATAGTAATTTTCCTTTCCAAGTTGCAAGTTTACTCTGAAGCATAAGTACCATTGGCCAGACCATTTCTGTAGTTACTCTTCCTGGAGCTAGAATGATACCAAGATACTTATCTGGAAAACAAGATATATCCATACCAATTATACTGCTAATTTGGTGCTTTCTGACTGAATTGGTGCCATCAATAAAACACTTGCTTTTGGCTTTGTTAATCATCTGACCAGAGCTATGTTGATATTTTTCAATCAGCTTGAATAGACAAAGCAAAGTCTTCTTAGCTCCATTGCAGAACAAgaaaacatcatcagcaaaaaataagtgaGTTGGGTATATTCCATTCCTGACTACCATTGGAGTTATTTGCCCTGTATTAACCAAATTTGTGATATTCCTACTCAATACAtcctccatcaaaataaataagaTAGGGGATAATGGATCACCCTGCTTAAGACCCTTATGCATTAAGAAAAAACCACATGGTCCTCCATTGATCATTACTGATAATTTTGCAGATTCAAAAATGCTTAACAACCAAttacaccaagatgaagaaaatcCATATTTGCGCATAACTTTAAGAAGAAAAGTACAACTTACAGAATCATAAGCCTGAGATATGTCCAGTTTCAAAGCCACATTACCACCTCTTCTCTTTTTCCTCATTTCATTAACCATCTCTGAAGCTAGAAGTATTTGTTCTTGAATGCTTCTCCCTTTAACATAAGCAGCCTGTTGTGATGAAATTAACTTCTCCATGAGTCCATTCATTCTGACAGAAATTATCTTTGTGAAAATTTTGAATAATACATTACTCAATCCAATTGGTATGTATTGACTTGGTTTCTTAGCACCTGCACATTTAGGAATGAGGGTTAGGAAATTTGAATTTAGGCCCTTGGGGATAAACCTTCTTCTCCAACAGAATTGTATGGCATCTTTTAAATCCAATTGAATTATATCCCAGCAACTTTTATAAAATGATCCaggaaatccatctggaccaggtgcACTATCTGAGTTcatttcaaaaacaattttcttGATTTCTTCTGTGGTGGGAATGGAGTCCAACATTTCTTGATCTTCATTTGTAATAACTGAAGGAATAACATCCAGCAATTCTTCAGAAACATCCACATTTTGAGCTTCAAATTTTTGTTGAAAATGTTTGACTAAAATGTTTGAAATTTGAGATTGATCACTAATAATATTTCCATCTGCATCTTCTAGTTCACTGATTGTATTTCTTGCTTGTCTAATCTTCATTCTAGCATGGAAGTATGCAGTGTTTGCAGAACCATCTTTAATCCATTTTTCTCTGGATTTAAGTCTCATAAGAGTATTTGCTTGAACTTCTCTTGTTGCATATTCATTTTGAGCTACTACTAAGTTGGCTAAGAGATCTTCATCTAAGGGATTTTGATCAGATAGCTCcattgctttttgaaccttcacttcTGCCTCTTTAATTTTTGTATTAATGTTATCAAAAATACTCCAATTCCACTCATTTAGAACCTTTTTTAAATTCTTTAGCTTCTGCAAGAAAATAAATGATGGATCTCCAATAATATTCTCAGTCCATACTTTCTTCACTTCACTTAAGAATAATGGATGATCAATCCACATTTTCTGAAATTTCCAGGGaacattttttggtcttggtataCTTGCACAACCACATAATAAAGGAGCATGATCTGAAATTATCCTTAATCCAACCTTATATCCCCAATCACCATATTTTTGTAACCACAAAGAATTGAAAACAGCTCTATCTAAGACACATAGGATTCTTTTTGTACCTTGTTGACAATTGGACCAGGTGTATTGCTGTCCTGTGCTAGGAGCTTGAATTAAGTTGCATTCATTCAGGCAATGAAGAAAATCCATCATTGAACTTCTGTTAGGAGCtttaccaccaaatttttcttcagGTGAAATTATAGCATTGAAATCACCTACAACAACCCATGGTTTTTGTATCTGACTAATAATTTCCATCTCAGACCAGAGAAACTTCCTATGACTTTTTTTAACATGAGCATGAACACCAGAGATTAATACTTCACCAATACTGACTGTTACCATTTGGCTAGACATTGAAATAACTTGAGGAGTAGATAGAGAAGCATTCCAAAATAACCATAAATTACCTTTTGTAGTTGAGGTTGAATTGTGTATCACCATACTTTTCATTCCAGAGAGATTTAATTGACTGCAAAAAGAAGTATtacaagaaatttttggttctgcAACCCAAACTAGAGATGGGTTAAATTGATTCACCAAAGACCTTAGTTTATTCTGAGCCCTAGGTCTTCTTAGGCCCCGAATATTCCAATATATGATCTTCATCTTGGTGGTGGAGGATTTTTGGTACCTCCCTTACCTTGATTTTGTCTGAGATTATGTTTCTTATTTGTAACAATTGGATTACCACCTTTAACTGCACCTGGATAATGTTGAGAAGTGGAAGTAATAGAAGTAGGATTAATCACTTGCTTTTCAACCACTTTAGACCATGATGTAACCTTAACAGTTTCATCAGAGATAGTTCCTGACTTTCCATTTACAAATTTGATTTGAGGAGTTTCTACAACATCATCTTTTTTATCTTCATTAACcacaatatcttcaagaacattTTCTTGAACACATTCAAGAGGACTGAATCTTCCAGTATTAGCAGTGTGAATAATTTGATGAGCTGGAACTGTTGGAGTAGCATGAATTGTATGGATAACTGAGCTTTCATTGTCTTCTGCTGATGTATCACAAATATCAAAGGGCAATGATCTAGGAACACTTACTGAAGATAAAGTATTCAGAGTGTTTTTTGAACTTGAATTAGGCTGCTGAGGACTTTTTGAGGAGCTCTTAGGTTGTTGTGGAGTAGTTTCATTCCTTTTTGCTTTTTCAACTCTACATTCTGTGATAAAGTGACCTACCATTTTGCAGCAGCTGCAGTATTTTGGACAATCTGGAATGGAAATCTCTTGAAAAAAACCCCATATTTAGTTCCAATCCATACTTTATTTGGAACTGAAGAAGCAAAATCCACCTCAACCAATACATTTGCATAATATCCAACATCACATTTAACTGTTGCTTCATCAATTTTAATTGGAGTTCCTATTTCTTCACAaattttgaataaaattgattcacTCCAGAATTCAAGACCTAAACCTGGAAATCTCACCCAAACAAACGCCTTAGAAGTTCTTTGACTGATAGGCCGAAAGTTATACACCCAATTTCTAATCTTCAAATTTTGATCTGTAACTTCCCATACCTGAGACTTGATGTAGTTACGATCTGTAATATTATCCAATTTGATGGTAAAAAAACCTCTACCTAATGGAATTAGCTTACAATCTCCAATTAATTTCCATTGATTTCTAAGAATTATTGCAGCATCAACAAATTTAATCTTCTGTAAATTTAATCTACCAATTAAAGAAAAACGCCATAGATCTAAAATTTTCTCAAATAATTCATCAGGTAATTCAATCGAAGGAATTTTCATACCTTCAACTGATGAATTATTATCAGACTCAGATTTTTTCTTAGATTCCATTTTTCGAAATAAAACACCTGATTTAAGACAAATTAATTTTAGTAACCATGATAAGTGATGTAAGATTCAACAAAATCACCTGAAATTAATGCTTGGTTGAACAGAAatcaagaaaatgatgaagaaaaaatttcgag
This genomic stretch from Papaver somniferum cultivar HN1 chromosome 5, ASM357369v1, whole genome shotgun sequence harbors:
- the LOC113278985 gene encoding uncharacterized protein LOC113278985; the encoded protein is MVTVSIGEVLISGVHAHVKKSHRKFLWSEMEIISQIQKPWVVVGDFNAIISPEEKFGGKAPNRSSMMDFLHCLNECNLIQAPSTGQQYTWSNCQQGTKRILCVLDRAVFNSLWLQKYGDWGYKVGLRIISDHAPLLCGCASIPRPKNVPWKFQKMWIDHPLFLSEVKKVWTENIIGDPSFIFLQKLKNLKKVLNEWNWSIFDNINTKIKEAEVKVQKAMELSDQNPLDEDLLANLVVAQNEYATREVQANTLMRLKSREKWIKDGSANTAYFHARMKIRQARNTISELEDADGNIISDQSQISNILVKHFQQKFEAQNVDVSEELLDVIPSVITNEDQEMLDSIPTTEEIKKIVFEMNSDSAPGPDGFPGSFYKSCWDIIQLDLKDAIQFCWRRRFIPKGLNSNFLTLIPKCAGAKKPSQYIPIGLSNVLFKIFTKIISVRMNGLMEKLISSQQAAYVKGRSIQEQILLASEMVNEMRKKRRGGNVALKLDISQAYDSVSCTFLLKVMRKYGFSSSWCNWLLSIFESAKLSVMINGGPCGFFLMHKGLKQGDPLSPILFILMEDVLSRNITNLVNTGQITPMVVRNGIYPTHLFFADDVFLFCNGAKKTLLCLFKLIEKYQHSSGQMINKAKSKCFIDGTNSVRKHQISSIIGMDISCFPDKYLGIILAPGRVTTEMVWPMVLMLQSKLATWKGKLLSFHDRLILVKTVLCSYPLYNMAVYKWPSSVIKICEKLIRNFLWSGDGEIRKYKTLSWKKICVPYNEGGLGIRRLEVFNKILLMKMMWKLIYSSDEWALFFTAKFKDKYGIRFLKWKLSSVRAGLQWAWLTLQEDISWKVGNGANISVWFDNWYGSSPLINEIGYTEFIHNNMQLKVQNLIRINQWNIHPQLQHLLQYDNLPQIHSESDSIIWNLHTSGLFNNAKAVEKIRHKEDKVEWSSYIWRKSLHPTIASNIWKLLQGVYVNYDMKRKQGYEMLSRCCICKSEQDFMEHTLWLCEFSVHVWNCISNMFQFPRPYSFSDVFSAAKQHSPFIDEVWTVSSCTVIKELWFQRNGIFFEGGDVNFHGFKHRIMKTVKEHGVRIRGVRWNKNYENQILSYLKIDS